The Mycolicibacterium mucogenicum DSM 44124 genomic sequence GAACAACGTCAACACGATGAGCACGTGCACCTGGAAGGACAGCGGCGCCGTCGACATCAACTCGGGCATGGGGTGCGGGGTGAAAAGGCTACGCAGCCAAGGAGACACCGTCTCCCGGTAGTTGTAAGCCGACACCGCATTGCCCAGGGTGTTGATCATGCCGGTGACCAGGGCACCGACCAGCAGCAGATACATGAGCTTGTCGCTGGTGGTGGTGGCAGCGCGCACCGCGGGCACTGTGGTCCGGCGGTACAGCAGGATGGCGGCACCGGCGATCACCGCGAACCCGGCCGGTGCGCCCATGCCGATCGCGATCAAGTGGTAGGTGTGCTCGGAGATGCCGATCGCCGAGGTCCACGCTTCCGGGATCAGCAGGCCGACAACGTGTCCGCCGAGCACACCGAGGATGCCGAAGTGGAACAGCGGGCTGCCCAGCCGCAGCAAGCGGCTTTCGTAGATCTGCGATGACCTTGTGGTCCAGCCGAATTGGTCGGTCCGGTAGCGCCAGATGTGGCCCAGAACGAACGACGTGAAGGCGATGTACGGCAACGTCATCCACAAGAGGTTGGTCATCGTCTGCCTCCAGTCATGGCGGGATCCATCATCATCGGATCCATGCCGAACGGGTCTAGACCCACGTCTTCCTCGGGCGGCCCGTCGGCAGCGAGTTCTGTGATGCGCCGACGATCGGCGGTGTTGATGGGCGGCAGGGTCGCCAGGACCGCGGCCAGCAGGTCGACGTATGGAGAATTGCTGTCCTGCAACGAGAGCCGCAACAGTTCGAGAACCGGAACGTGCTCGGCCAGCAGGCGTTCGCCGCGCGCCTGGTCGACGGTGGCGGCGAATTCGAGCACCAGCGGCAGGTAGTCGGGCAGTTCTTCGTCGCCGATGGTGATGTCCGCCTGCCGGTAGGCATGCTTGAACCGCAACAGCGCCATACCGCGCTTACGGGTGTCTCCGTAGGCGTAGTACGTCAGATGCAAGCTGGCCCGCCGGCGCATGTCGAACGTCTCGACGTAGCGCGTGGCGCGATCGGTGGCGTTGGTTTCGCGGAAGTACCGGATGAAGTCGGTCACGTAAGTGCGGATCGGCTCCGGTAGTTCATCTGCGGCCGCAGCCAGTTCGTCAGTGAGGGCGCATGTTTCGGCGGTCGGGTAGTCGAGCAACAGTGCCGTGATGCGCCACACCAGCCGTTGCTGATGATCGGTCAGGTCCGGACCGGTCGCCGTCCGGCGCCCCAGGGACAAGAGCTTCATCGGGTCGGCACCAGCCCGTCGGGACTGCGACCGTCCCAGTTGAGCAGGTTGACCCGCGTCGGATCATCCTTCGGCACAGCGCTGTTGGTGTCGACGAGGTGAAACTTGTCGGCCATGGCGTCGAAGGCCGTCATTCCCGGGCCACCATCGCCGTCGAGGCTACAACCGGTCGCGATCGCGTCGAGTCGGTGCGCGTCGGAACCCGCACCGCTCGGAATGACGTATCGGTCTTGGTATTTGGCGATGGCCAGCAGCCGGTACATCGACTCGATCTCCTCGCCGGTCAGGCGCACTGACTCGGGGATGGTCTCGTCGAACTCCTCGCCGAGGTTGGCCGACCGCATGTAGGCGCGCATGGCGGCCAAGCGCTGCAAGGCCGCCCGGACGGGCCCGACCTCCCCCGCGGTGAAGAGCTCGGCGAGGTACTCGATCGGGATGCGCAGCGTGTCGATGGCCCCGAACAGGTTGTTCTTGTTCTCACCGTCGTGGCCGGTCTCCTTGAGGATGTCGACCACCGGGGACAGCGGCGGGACGTACCAGACCATCGGCATGGTGCGGTATTCCGGGTGCAGCGGCAGCGCCACCTGGTAATCGACGATCAGCCGGTACACCGGTGAATTCTGTGCAGCCTCAATCCATTCGGGCGAGATGCCGGCGCGCTCTGCTTCGGCGACCACCCGCGGGTCGTGCGGGTTGAGGAACACCCCGAGCTGCGACGGGTAGAGGTCCTGGTCATCGGTGACCGAGGCCGCCTCGAGCACCTTGTCGGCGTCGTACAGCATGACGCCGATGTAGCGCAGCCGGCCCACACACGTCTCCGAGCAGACGGTGGGGATGCCGACCTCGACGCGCGGGTAGCAGAAGGTGCACTTTTCGGCCTTGCCGGTCCTGTGGTTGAAGTAGATTTTCTTGTACGGGCAGCCGGTGACGCATTGCCGCCAGCCGCGGCACTTGTCCTGGTCGACCAGGACGATGCCGTCCTCGGCACGTTTGTAGATGGCGCCCGACGGGCAGGCGGCAGCACAGGCCGGGTTCAGGCAGTGCTCGCAGATCCGCGGCAGGTAGAACATGAACGTCTGCTCGAATTCGAGCTTGACCTTCTGGCTGACCTCTTCGACCTTGGCCAGCAACGGATCCCGGCCCACCTGTTCAGGTCCGCCGCCGAGGTCGTCATCCCAGTTGGCACCCCAGGTGACCTTGGTGTCCTGCCCGGTGATCAGCGACTTGGGCCGCGCCACGGGCGTGGTGTCCATCAGTGGCGACGACAGCAGGTTGTCATAGTCGTAGGTCCACGGGTCGTAATAGTCACTGACCGTGGGCAGGTCCGGGTTGGCGAAGATGTTCAGCAACCGCTTGAACCGGGAGCCCGATTTCAGCGTGAGCTTGCCGCGCTTGTTGAGCGTCCAGCCGCCCTTCCAGCGTTCCTGGTCCTGGTACTGCCGCGGATAGCCTTGTCCGGGGCGGGTTTCCACGTTGTTGAACCAGACATACTCGACACCACTGCGGTTGGTCCACGCCTGCTTGCAGGTGACGCTGCAGGTGTGACAGCCGATGCACTTGTCGAGGTTCATCACCATCGCAAGTTGCGCCATGACTCTCATAGGTCAGTACTCCACTTCTTGCGAACGGCGACGGATCGTCGTCACCTCGTCGCGCTGATTTCCGGTGGGACCGTGGTAGTTCAGCGCAAAGGACTGCTGGGCATAACCGCCGATCAAGTGCGTGGGCTTGATCATGATGCGGGTCAGGGCGTTGTGGATACCGCCGCGCTTACCGGTCTTCTCGGTACGCGGCACGTCGACCGCCTTGTCCTGGGCGTGGTACATGAAGACCAGGCCCTCGGGCATCCGGTGACTGACGATCGCGCGGGCGTTCACCACGCCGTTGCGGTTGGTGCACTCGATCCAGTCGTTGTCCTTCACCCCGATCTTGGCGGCATCGACATCCGACATCCAGATCGCCTGTCCGCCACGGGAAAGCGTCAGCATGTGCAGGTTGTCCTGGTACGCCGAGTGGATGGACCACTTGGAGTGCGGAGTCAGGTAACGGACGGTGATGCCACCAGTGGTGTCACCTACCGCCGGTTCGTCGAACAGCGCCGTCATGTCCAGCGGCGGACGGAACGTCGGCAGCTGCTCCCCCATCTCGTCCATCCAGTCGTGGTCTAGATAGAAGTGCTGGCGCCCGGTGAGGGTGTGCCACGGCTTGAGCCGCTCGGTGTTGATGGTGAACGGTGAATAGCGCCGGCCACCGGTCTCGGACCCCGACCACTCGGGTGAGGTGTTCACCGGCATCGGCCGGGACTGCGTGTCCGCGAAGGTGATTCGTTTGCCCTCGTTCTCGGCAGCCAGGTCGACGAGCTCCGTCCCGGTTCGGCGCTGCAGGGCCTCGAAACCCTCGACCGCCAGGCGGCCGTTGGTGGTGCCGGACAGTGCCAGGATCGCTTCGGCCGCGTGGGTGTCCTTGGCCAGTGACGGCCGTCCCGCCGCGACTCCGCGATAGGACACACCGTTGACGCCGGCCAGGTACTCGACCTCGGCGTCGGGGTGCGTGGTGACGCCCTTGACCGTCAGGCCGAGGGTCTCGACGAGGGGGCCGAGGGCGGCCATCTTGTCGGCCAGCGCCGGGTAGTCGCGTTCCACCGTCACCAGGCGCGGCATCGTCTTGCCTGGGATCGGTTCGCATTCACCGGCTTTCCAGTCCAGGACTTTTCCGCCGGGCTGGGCGGTGGCGTCGGAGCTGTCGTGTGCGAGCGGCATCGCGACGATGTCCTTGCGCTTACCCAAATGCTTCTCGGCGAGCCACGAAAAGCCACGGGCGATGCGGTGGAAGGCATCGAAGTCGGTCTTGGTTTCCCACGGCGGCGAGATGGCCGGCGAGAACGCATGGACGAACGGATGCATGTCGGTGCTCGACAGGTCGTGCTTCTCGTACCACGTCGCGGCCGGGAGCACGATGTCCGAGTACAACGTCGTGCTGGTGTTGCGGAAGTCCAAGGACAGCAACAGATCCAGCTTGCCGGCCGGGGCCTCGTCGCGCCAACGCACGTCCTGCGGGTGTACCCCGTCCTCGTCGCTGGCCGCCACGTTGTTGTCCGCGCCCAGCAGGTGCTTGAGGAAGTACTCGTTGCCTTTCGCCGACGAGCCCAACAGGTTCGACCGCCACACCGTCAGACAGCGCGGGAAGTTCTCCGGAGCGTCCGGGTCCTCGCAGGCGAACTGCAGGTGCCCGGACTTCAGGCCGTCGAGCACGTGCTGCGCCGCGTCCTTGCCCTGCCGCTCGGCCTCGTCGGCCAGGTCCAGCGGATTGCGGTTGAACGTGGGGTAACTCGGCATCCACCCCAGCCGGCTCGCGAGAGCGATGTTGTCGGCCGCCGTCCGGCAGGCCAGCGTGCCGGTGGCGAGCGGCGAGGTCATCGGCTCGGTGGTGAACCGGTCGTAGCGCCACTGGTCGGTGGCCAGGTACCAGAACACGGTGCCCTGCATCTGGCGCGGGGCGCGCTGCCAGTCCAGTCCGAATGCCAGTGTGCCCCAGCCCGTTACCGGACGGCACTTCTCCTGGCCTACGTAGTGCGCCCAGCCACCGCCGTTGACGCCCTGGCAGCCGGTGAGCATCACGAGAGACAGGAACGAACGGTAGATCTGATCCGAATGGAACCAGTGGTTGGTGCCGGCACCCATGAGGATCATCGAGCGCCCCTTGGAACGCTCTGCGTTGTCGGCGAACTCGCGCGCGATACGTTCGGCCGCCTGGGCCGGCACACCCGTGATGGCCTGCTGCCACGCCGGGGTGTACGGCTCGGTGGCGTCGTCGTAGCCGGTGGGCCAGGTGCCCGGCAGGCCATCACGGGCGATGCCGTACTGCGCCAACATGAGGTCGAACACCGTGGTGACGCGCTGTCCGGCAACGATTCTGGTCGGCACACCGCGTTCCAGGACACCGGGCTGATCAGTATCGAACCGAGGGAGTGCAACGGTAGCGACATCATTGGCGCCACCGTGCAGCGTGAGGAGGGGGTCGACCCCCTGCAGGTCCAGGTTCCATTTCCCTTCACCGGATGCGGTGAAGCGATGGCCCAGGGACCCGTTGGGCACCACCGGGGTGCCGCCAGCGTCGAGCAGTACCGGCTTGGAGACCGCGGCTTCGGTGTCGGCGTACTCGCCACCGAGATCCGCTGCGGTGAGGAACTTTCCGGGCACCAACCGGCCATCGCGCTCGGTCAGCGCCACCAGGAACGGCAGATCGGTGTACTTCTTGACGTAGTCGGTGAAGTACGGGGTGTTCTTCTCGACGAAGAACTCCTTGAGAATGACGTGGCCCATCGACATGGCGAGGGCGGCGTCGGTACCCGGGTGGGCCGGCAGCCATTCGTCGGCGAACTTGGTGTTGTCGGCGTAATCCGGTGACACCACAACAACTTTCTGACCGCGATAACGGGCCTCGGTCATGTAGTGCGCGTCGGGGGTACGGGTGACGGGGACGTTGGAGCCCCACATGATGAGGTAGCCGGCGTCGAACCAGTCGGCGGATTCGGGGACGTCGGTCTGGTCGCCGAACACCTGTGGCGATGCCACCGGCAGGTCGGCGTACCAGTCGTAGAACGACAGCATCGATCCGCCCATGAGCGAAATGAACCGTGCCCCAACGGCATGGCTCACCATCGACATGGCGGGGATCGGCGAGAAGCCCGCGACACGGTCGGGCCCGTAGGTCTTGACGGTGTAGACGTGGGCGGCCGCAGCAATCTCGGCGGCCTCCCACCATTCGGCGCGGACGAAGCCACCGCGGCCGCGCGCCGACTTGTAGGCCCTGGCCTTCTCGGGGTCCTCGACGACGTCGGCCCAGGCCAGCACCGGGTCCTGTAGCCGCTCCTTGGCTTCGCGGTAGTAGTCGAGCAGCAGACCGCGGACGTACGGATACCGCACGCGCGCAGGCGAATACGTGTACCAGGAGAACGAGGCACCGCGAGGACAACCGCGCGGCTCGTATTCGGGCTTGTCGGCGCCGATCGACGGATAGTCGGTTTGTTGCGACTCCCAGGTGATCACGCCGTCCTTGACGTAGATCTTCCACGAGCACGAACCGGTGCAGTTGACGCCGTGCGTGGAGCGCACGACCTTGTCGTGTGCCCAGCGGTCGCGATAGAAGTCGTCGGCCGAGCGTCCGCCGACCTTGTGGATCGTGCGCTGATCACCGGAGATTTCCCCGCGGTGAAAGTACTTGGACAACCGCAGCAACGCGTCGCCGGCCATCGCCGGGCTTCCTGCCAACTCGGCCACAAAGCCCTCCTTTCGAGCCGTCGGAACATGAGGCTAGAACCGGTCAGACGGCTGTCAAAAGAACGCACAGGACCACTCCGGGCCTGTGCGACCGCGTTAACAGGGCTGTCATGTCATGAAACAAGCGCGATTTCGGCATCGCGGTTCCTACCTGCGACGATTTGTTGATCGAGGCGAACGCGGAGCAGCGGCTGTGCGTCGCCCGTCACATTGCCGCAGCCGCGCGACCCGATTTCTTATCAGCGCGGTAACACACCGCAGGCCGTGCTCGGCTCGGCTGATTCTCTCCAAGGCAGACCACCAGCACCGTCACCGAGGTCCGGATACATAGCCAAAAATTCCTTGCAATTCGAACAGGTGTTCGATATTATTGGGCATGGGAATCGCAACGGATCTCACCACCAGCCTCGACGCCCTCCGCGGCGTGCAGGTCCCCGACCACATGCCCCCGGACAGCGCGGTGGAGGCGATGACGTGCGTGGTGAAGCTGCGCAATGTGATCGATCATTTGGCGGCGATGCTGACCGGAGTGCTCGACCGCTGCGGGGCCGCGGCCGCGCAGGGCCGGACGCCGCGGGAGTTGTTGATGGCGTTGGGGTGTGCGCCGTCGGTGGCGCAGCGGCAGGTGCGTGTGGCGGGCGCGTTACCGGCGCTGCCCACCCTGGCGGCGCATGCTGCTGATGGTGTGATCTCGGGGGAGCATGTCGATGCGATCGTCAAAGGCATCAACCACATTCAGGCCCGCGCACCCGGCCCGGTGGATGAAGCCGCCCGGTTCGCGCAGGTGACCGATCTGTTGGGGCAGTTCTTCTCCGGAGCCACCCCCACCGACATCGGCAACCGAGCGCGGCGGCTCGGCAACCGGGTCGCCGCGGCCGAAGGTGGGCTGCCGGCCGCGGAGGATCGGTCGATCAACACCGCCGACCACCGCGTCACCAGCGACGGGCGGGTGCAGATCCGCGCGGACCTGGATGCCGAAGTCGGCGCGAAATACATCGCGGCGATGGAACAAGGGTCGGCGCCGCGGCCCGAACCCGACGGCAGCCCCGACACCCGCACCGCCTCGCGGCGGCGGGCTGATGCGTTGGAGGCGGTGTTGGATATCGCGGCCCGCGGCGGGGACGTCGCCTCCGCGCCGCGCACCCAGCTGCTGCTGACCGTGCCCGCCGACACCCCCGATTTGGCCACGCTGGAATTCATCGGGTCGATCAGCACCCTGACCCTGGACCGATTGACCTGCGACACCACCGTCACCACCATGATCATCGACGGCGAACAGGTACCCCTCGACATGGGCCGCGAGAAGCGGCTGTTCCCACCGCAGCTACGCAAAGCCCTGTATCACCGGGATCAGTGCTGCATCAAATGCGGCGCCCCACCGGGACGCACCCATGCCCATCACATCGTGCACTGGACCCACGGCGGCGAAACCAGCCTGAGCAACGGGTGCCTGCTGTGCCCGGCCTGCCACGCCAACATCCACCACGACGGCTGGGACGTCGTCATGGGCCTCGACAAACACCCCTGGCTCATCCCACCCGCCACCGTCGACCCACACCGAAAACCCATCCCCGCGCACAACCGCCGCACCATGCGACTCGACGCGGCCGCCTAGCTGCCGCACGCACTACTGAAACCTGCTGTGCACCTTGATAACTCAACAGTGTAGCCGACCCTGATGTTCGCGCGGCGGGTCGAATTTGCGTCCGCCGCGCGAACATCAGATCCCGCGATTCAGCAGCACCCTAGGGCGTTCCGATGAAATCAACGCCCGCGGTGATCGCCGGGCGGTGGCGCAGAATCCGGTAGTGCGCCAGCCGGCCCAGACCCTTGGTGGTTTCGAGCCGTGCGTCGGGCCAGACCTCGGCGATCTCGGTGCTGGACGAGTACGGGCTGTCCGGGTCGTCGGGGTCGTGGATGAGCAGCAGCGGCCGGTCGCCCGCGTGCGCGGCCGACGCGGTGATGTCCGTGTCCAGCAGCGGCATCCCGATCCGGCGGTCCAGGCGCCGGTGCAGGCGGTCGCGGATCCGCCGCCCGAAGTTGTGCCGCTCGGCGAAAGCGTCCAGGTACCACCTGAAATCGCCCATCGGCGCGAGGAACACCAGTCGCTTGACGTCGGCGCCCCGCGCCGCTGCCAGCGCGGCCGCCTTCGCCCCCAGGGAATGCCCGATGACCGCGTGCGCCGGACCGTGCTTCGCGATGACGGCCCGCACCGCTTCCGCGCATTCGACGATGGTGGTGCGGCCCGGTGCCAGTGCACCCGGCTCCGAGTCGTGATGGCTGGGGAGGTCGAAGGCGATGACCCGATATCCCGCTGCGACAAGGGGTTTGACGAACACCGCCATGTGCGCCCGGCACCCGCCCCACCCGTGCACCAGGTACACCAGCGGACCGGAGCCCCACGACTGCCCGGCGATCCGGTGCCCATCCCACGATGCTTCCAGCGGCGTGCTGTCCGGCAGGCCGGGCGGCATCTTGGTGCTGAGGTCGACATCGGGCACTGTGCACCACAATTCGGTGGCCCAGCGGGCGCCGATCGCCGGCGCAAAACGCTCGAGCCACCAGAAGGCCCGGCGCGTTCCGTCCGGTACCGGCGGCAACACCCCGGCATCGTTGTCGGTGACCGTTTCCCCGTTACGGGGCCGACCGGGACCCGATTCCGTCAATGCCATGCGTACACCACCTTGGTACGAAAAACTATGTCCTGCAGCGACCGTCGTCGACGATCCACCACTACCCACAACAAGCCCACCGGAAACAGCACACAGGCAACGGCCCGCAGGCAGGAACGTACCGGCGCGACCCGTTCCCCCCGCAGGCCGGTGACCCGCAATCCCATCACCACTGCGCCCACCGTACTACCCGACACCGCCCAGCACGCGGTCAGATACAGCACCGAGACGACGCACGTCGCCGCCGTCGAGTAGACGAAAGACAACGTCGGGACGTGGAACATGACGGGGCGAAACATGAACTCGCACAACCGCAATCCACCGTAGATCAGGCCAAGCAGCGCGCCGACCACCATCAGGTCGATGACGGCAGCCACGCCCCGGCTGACGATCCCGGCAGTGCGGTCGCTCATGTGCGGTCCCGGCCCAGCAGCCGGTCGACGAACCCGGAGATCGCGTCGTCCGCCCGCTCCCCCTGGCTGCGCACGTCCGACATGACCTCGTTGGTCATCGTGTCGGTGGATTCCCGGATGACGGACTGCAGGTCGATGCCGTCGATGACCTCGTTGGCCAGCCCGATCAGATCGACACGGCGGCGCACCAACTCGTTGAGGTCGAGTTCATCGAGGACCAGCTCGACAACCTGGGCTGCGACGTCCGCGATCAGCACCTTGATCGGCACCAGCGCCCGCTCACCGCGCGCCATCATGTCGGAACGGCTGCGGCGCAACAGATCCCCGAGGACCGGCAGCCGCTCCGCGCCGCGGTACACCGCCACCGCGCTGCCGACCGCCGTCGCCGCGACGCCGGCCGCGAGCAGCACGGCAGGATTCGGCGGCGGCCCGGGCTCAGTCATGCGTCACCACCCACCAGACGCAAATGTCCCCCAAACACGTTGTGTCGGGGGACATTTACGTCTGCTCGCGAGAGACTTACAGCGGGGTCAGGCCGTGCTTGCGGGCGATGCGGTCGTGCTTCTGCTTGTCGCGCAACAGCTTCAGCGACTTGCGCAGCAGCAGCCGGGACTCGTGCGGCTGGATCACGGCGTCGATGTAGCCCCGCTCAGCGGCGGTCCACGGAATCGCCATGTTGGCGTTGTAGCCCTCGATGAAGTCGGCCTTGATCTTCTGCACCTCGGGCGCCGTCGGATCGGGGAAGCGCTTCACCAGCAGCTGCGCCGCACCCTGGGCACCGATCACCGCGATGCGGGCGGTCGGCCACGCGAAGTTGAGGTCGGCCGACAGCTGCTTCGAGCCCATGACGGCGTAGCCGCCGCCGTAGGCCTTGCGGATCACGAACGTCACCTTCGGCACGTCGGCCTCGACGATGGCGTTGAAGAAGCGGCCACCGCGCTTGATGATGCCGCCCGTCTCCTCGGCGACACCCGGCAGGGCGCCGGGGGTGTCGACGACGAAAACCAAAGGCAGGTTGAAGGAGTCGCAGAAGCGGATGAACCCGGCCGCCTTGTCGGAGGCCTCGTTACCGATGGCGCCGGCCATGAACAGCGGCTGGTTGGCGATGACGCCGACCGGCCGGCCGTCGACCCGCGCGAAAGCGGTGATCATCTCCGGAGCGCGCTGGTCGGCGATCTCGAAGATGTCGCCGTCGTCGAACATGCGCAGCAGGATGTCGTGCATGTCGTAGCCGGCGTTGTCGGCGTCCGGCACGATCTTGTCCAGCTCGAAGTCGCTCGGCGTCAGCTCCGGCTCCAGGCCCGGGTTCACGATCGGCGGATCGTCCCAGGTGTTGGCGGGCAGGAAGCTCAGGTAGTCGCGGACGTACTGGAAGGCAGCTGCCTCGTCCTCGACGACCTTGTGGATGTTGCCGCGCTGCGCCTGGATGTCGGCGCCGCCGAGCTCGTCGAACGTCACGTCCTCACCGGTGACGTCCTTGATGACGTCCGGGCCGGTGATGAACATGTAGCCCTGGTCGCGCACGGCCACCAGCAGGTCGGTCTGGATCGGCGAGTACACCGCACCACCGGCGCACTTGCCCAGGATGATCGAGATCTCCGGCACCGTGCCGCGCAGCATCTCGTGGCGGCGGCCGAGCTCGGCGTACCAGGCCAGCGAGGTGACGGCGTCCTGGATGCGGGCGCCGGCGGAGTCGTTGATGCCGATGATCGGGCAGCCGACCATGGCCACCCACTCCATCAGCTTGGCGACCTTGCGGCCGAACATCTCGCCGACCGAGCCCTGGAACACCGTCTGGTCATGGCTGAACACCGCGACCGGGCGGCCGTCGATGGTGGCGTGGCCGGTCACCACACCGTCGCCGTACAGCGCGTTCGGGTCGCCGGGCGTCTTGGCGAGCGCGCCGATCTCGAAGAAGCTGCCGGGGTCGACGAGCGCGTGGATGCGGGCGCGGGCCGACGGGATGCCCTTCTTGTCGCGCCGCGCCTTGGCCTTCTCGTCACCGGGATCGGCTGCCAGCTCCAGCTTTCGGCGAAGCTCTGCGAGCTTCTCTGCCGTCGTGGCAGGGCTGCGCTGTTCGGTAACTTCAGTCACGGTTCTCCTACTACTTCCCGGCCTGGACCTGGTTGATGGCCTGGCTCATGTGCGCCCCGACCTTGGCAATGTACGGCTCGTCGATGGCCTGGATGTGCTCGCCGCCGATATTCACGACCTCCAGATCGGGAGCGAACTCGCCCCACCCGCCGTCGGGCTGGCGGGTGGCGTACGCCGGTTCGAACACGATCGCGTCGTCGTGGTAGCGGTCTGCCATGTAGAGCACGACGTGGCCGTCGTACGGCTGGATGTCGATGGTGTCCAGCGCACGGTTGTCGAGGTACGACGTGCGCTGGTGCTCGATGATGCCGCCCGGAATCTGCACGCCGCTCTGCGCGACGATGTCCAGCACGAACTTCACCTGCCCCTCGTCGTCGAGCTTCTCCAGTTCCTCGTACGGAATCTCCGGAACCTCGACGTTGAAGGTGCGCTCGGCGAAGCGGGCGTAGCGATCCCAGCGGGCGCGCATGCCGGCCTGGCTCTTGTCGATCGGCGTGCCGGGTCGCACGCAGTCGATCAACCCGACGTACCGGACGTCAGCGCCGGCCTGCTTGAGCCCGATGGCGCAGGCGTAGGCCAGCGCGCCGCCCAGCGACCAACCGGCCAGGACGAACGGGCCCTTGTGCATCTCCAGCAGCTTCGGCACGTACTCGGCGGCGCGCTCCTCGATGGAGCCCTCGACGCGTTCGATGCCGTAGACCGGGATGTCCTCGGGCAAGCGCTTCAACAGCGGCTCGTAGACCACCGTCGAACCACCGGCCGGGTGGAAGACGAACAGGGGTACCTGCGGCCCATCTTCTTTCGGTGCTCGCAGGGTGCGGACGAAGCCGTCCACCACGCCGTCTTCCAGCTGATCACGCACGATCGTGGACAGCTCTTCGATCGTCTTGGCCGCACGCACCTGCTCGACGGTCACGATGCCCTCGGCGCGCTCGGAGAGCCGCTCGGACAGCTTGGTCGCGGTCGCGTCGTCGACGGCCGGCAGCTCGTTGAAGATGCCGCCCGGCGACTTGCCGGTGACGATCGCCCACGTCGCGAAGGTGACGCGCTCAG encodes the following:
- a CDS encoding RDD family protein; this encodes MSDRTAGIVSRGVAAVIDLMVVGALLGLIYGGLRLCEFMFRPVMFHVPTLSFVYSTAATCVVSVLYLTACWAVSGSTVGAVVMGLRVTGLRGERVAPVRSCLRAVACVLFPVGLLWVVVDRRRRSLQDIVFRTKVVYAWH
- a CDS encoding acyl-CoA carboxylase subunit beta, whose protein sequence is MTEVTEQRSPATTAEKLAELRRKLELAADPGDEKAKARRDKKGIPSARARIHALVDPGSFFEIGALAKTPGDPNALYGDGVVTGHATIDGRPVAVFSHDQTVFQGSVGEMFGRKVAKLMEWVAMVGCPIIGINDSAGARIQDAVTSLAWYAELGRRHEMLRGTVPEISIILGKCAGGAVYSPIQTDLLVAVRDQGYMFITGPDVIKDVTGEDVTFDELGGADIQAQRGNIHKVVEDEAAAFQYVRDYLSFLPANTWDDPPIVNPGLEPELTPSDFELDKIVPDADNAGYDMHDILLRMFDDGDIFEIADQRAPEMITAFARVDGRPVGVIANQPLFMAGAIGNEASDKAAGFIRFCDSFNLPLVFVVDTPGALPGVAEETGGIIKRGGRFFNAIVEADVPKVTFVIRKAYGGGYAVMGSKQLSADLNFAWPTARIAVIGAQGAAQLLVKRFPDPTAPEVQKIKADFIEGYNANMAIPWTAAERGYIDAVIQPHESRLLLRKSLKLLRDKQKHDRIARKHGLTPL